In the genome of Neovison vison isolate M4711 chromosome 3, ASM_NN_V1, whole genome shotgun sequence, one region contains:
- the KIAA1671 gene encoding uncharacterized protein KIAA1671 homolog isoform X5, giving the protein MEYYYCPSLLKFLQYLWDQLKQCFSRRPPEAKDTDTLVQEADSQYGTWTDQRQSGESLAPESPSPDSSALSARRQLPSSRLSSLSSQTEATSAGDPHSYSRDQRSTSVDQSSTDLESTDGMEGLPPLDPCPAKRVDDFSFIDQTSVLDSSALKTRVQLSKRSRRRAPISHSLRRSRVSESESKSPLEEEADSAWMFKDSTEEKSPKREESDEEEEKPSRAERTPTSHPQRMPVFPGMDPAVLKAQLHKRPEADSPSEAPGWAPQPKTPKAPFTLGSRVLPSSVEKDDRSEEPSPQWLKELKSKKRQSLYENQA; this is encoded by the exons GACCAGCTGAAGCAGTGTTTCTCCAGGCGGCCCCCCGAGGCCAAGGACACCGACACCCTTGTGCAGGAAGCTGACAGCCAGTATGGGACATGGACAGACCAGCGCCAGAGCGGGGAGAG TCTGGCCCCCGAGTCCCCGTCCCCGGACAGCAGTGCCCTGTCGGCCCGGAGGCAGCTCCCCAGCAGCCGCTTGTCCTCACTGTCCTCCCAAACGGAGGCCACCTCAGCTGGGGACCCGCACAGCTACTCCAGGGACCAGCGGAGCACCAGTGTGGACCAATCCAGCACCGATTTGGAATCCACCGATGGGATGGAGGGGCTGCCCCCGCTGGACCCCTGCCCTGCGAAGAGGGTGGACGACTTCTCCTTCATTGAT CAAACCTCAGTCCTCGACTCAAGTGCCCTCAAGACCCGGGTGCAACTCAGCAAGAGAAGCCGCCGCCGGGCTcccatctcccactccctccgGCGCAGCCGAGTTAGTGAGTCGGAAAGCAAGTCTCCTTTGGAGGAGGAGGCCGACAGTGCGTGGATGTTCAAGGACTCGACAG AAGAGAAATCTCCCAAGAGGGAAGAGtcagatgaggaggaggagaagccttCCAGGGCTGAGAGGACCCCCACCAGCCACCCGCAGAGGATGCCTGTGTTTCCGGGCATGGACCCCGCAGTGCTAAAG gCTCAGTTGCACAAGAGGCCCGAGGCCGACAGCCCCAGCGAGGCCCCAGGCTGGGCCCCCCAGCCCAAGACACCCAAGGCTCCCTTCACTCTGGGCAGTCGTGTGCTGCCCTCCAGCGTGGAGAAGGACGACAG GTCGGAAGAGCCCTCTCCCCAGTGGTTAAAGGAGCTAAAATCCAAGAAGAGGCAAAGCCTGTATGAGAACCAAGCTTGA